CGGATGAAGCTTTTTAAATAAGGATTGACGAAATACTTGTTTTTAATGTATGATTCTGTAAATTATCAAATGACACTTCAAGTATGGATAATAAGAAAAAAATAGCTACCAAAATAATATGGGCCATATTTTTATACGCCCTGTTGTTGATAATAGCAATATATGTCTTGTTAAATAACGGGACTGGCTTATATTATCTGGGAAATTTATATCTGCACCTCAATTTAAACAATAAGGCCATTGGTTGTTATGAAAGGCTTATGGAGAGTGATTCTAGAAAACCGGAGATACACTATTCGTTGGGAAAGGCATATGAAAATGTTGGTGAAAGGGATAAGGCGATAAGCCAGTTTCAAAAAGCCGTTCAAATGAATCCCGGATATACTGACGCCTATATCTTGTTGGGATGGTGTTACTATAAAAAAGAAATGTTTTCCGCGGCTAAAAGTGTTTTAGAAAAGGCCATAGAATGTGAACCAAAGGATGCCAACCCCTATTACTATCTGGGTATTATCCATGAAAAAGAAGGACAAACTTCAACAGCAATTGATTATTATAAATATGCCATAAACTTAAACCCAAAATACAATTCAGATATATATGTCTATTTAGGCAATTGTTACGATAAACTTGGAGATCGAGAAAAAAGCATACTGGAATATAATAAAGCTCTCAAATTGAAATCAAACGGTGCTGGGATTTATTATAATATCGGTCTTGCATATTATAAACTTGGCAACAAACAAAAAGCCATTGAATACCTTGAAAAGGCCGTGAAATTGGAAAAAGACTTTAGTGAAGCCAACTGTTTACTGGGCTTGATATACGCAATTAATGATAGGCATTCTACGGCAATATTTTACTTCAACCGAGTGATTGAATCTGATCCAAATTATGATGAAATATATTTTAGTTTGGCCCTCAGTTATGGCAAACTGCGAAATTACACTGAAGCAATAGAAGCGTTTAAAAAAGCAATAGATAAAAAACCAGGATTTATTGATGCATACCTAAAATTATCACAATGTTACTGCTATATCGGCCAATACAATGAAGCTAAAAAAGTATGTTTTGATGTTCTTGAAATCGAAAAAGATAGAAATGATATACATTACAACTTAGGTTTAATATATTTATTGCTTGAAGATAAATATTCTGCATTAAATGAGTATGAAACTTTGAAACATAAAGATATATCCCTTGCGGAAAAATTAAAGACGGAAATTGACAGGTGTTACAAGTAAGAAAAATAGGAATCTATGGCGATTTAGTATTTGATTTATCATTGTTTTATAACATATAATGAAATTGTTACAAAAGCGAAGGCCGTCCGCTATCTCTTCGGCGGATGGCCGGGAACGCTTTGATATCTCCTTTATTTGAACACCTCCAGCCCAACCCCCGCCATTAGCCTGTAGCCCATATAGGCGGGCAGGCCTACCCCTTCCCCACTGGGAAGGGGTTTTTATATTGACCTCACCCCCTTGTCTCCTCTCCTGCTAAACCAGGCGAGGGGATTTATCTCCCCTAATAAGGGGAGGACAGGAGGGGTGTTTTGGTTGCATGCCAAATCCAATATTGTAGGGGCGATTCGTGTATCACGCCCACATACATGCCTGTCCTGACCACCCCTTCCGAGGCTTTTCATTTTCCCTCACCCTCCAAAAAAATATTTTAAAGAATCTTAATTTGGGTCATTGACAAAAATCAATAAATTGTATTAGTATAATCTAATGGCAATGTCAATATCGTAACACTAAATAGAATGTCAGTTGTTTATGAAAACTGCATATCATTTGACCCTGGTGGTGCTGTTTCCAGTCTTAGCCGTTGCCTCCTTTGAAGAGATCCAGACCGATGCCCGGCTCTACGGTCTGGCCGGGGCCGGGGTGGCGCTATCCGACATGACCGGCAGCGACCTGTATAATCCGGCCCTGCCGGCGCTGGCAGGCGATCTCTCGGCCTCCAGCGGCAGTGCGATCCCGTTCGGGCTGACAGACCTGACGGCCTTCTCCGGCGCCTATGCCCATCGTAAGGATAAAATGGGCGTGGGCGTGGTGCTGGCTACTATGGGCAATCGCCTTTACCGGGAAAATATTTTAAAAGGGGCTTTCTCCTACCGCCTGATAGAAAAGGCGGCAGTGGGTGTTTCCCTTAACTGCTATCAGTTAAACATCGAAAGATACGGCTCAGCGGCCGGAATGGGGCTGGACCTAGGGTTGCTGGGCAAACCGGCAGAATGGCTGGCGCTGGGAATGATGGCTGCCAATGTGAACCGACCGACCATCGGCCAAAACCGGGAGGAGATCTCGCAAAGCCTTTCGCTGGGCGTGGCGGTGGAGCCCTCAGATGAAATTACATTGTCCTTTGAACTGTATTGCCAGCGCGACTGGCCCAGCCAGGTACGCATCGGGCAGGAATACCGCTATCGCAACCTTTTAGCCCTCCGGGCCGGATTCTGCGACCGGCCAAATGCAGCCAGCCTGGGCTTCGGGGTGATATATAAAAATTTAAGGCTGGATTATGCCGTCAGGACCCACACCGATCTGGGGCTATCCCACTGCCTAAGCCTGAACTATATCACCCAGAGGATATTTGCCAGGCATGAGGAGGTCAGGATAGAGAATACTCAAACCGTCAAAATCATCGAAAAGATAGATCCCAACGGCGCTTCATTTGATGACCTCTGCCTCCTGCCGGGTATCGGGCCCCAATCGGCCGCGGATATCATTGCTTATCGCGACAGCATCGGGCCGTTCAAATACCTCGATGACCTGGCCGAAGTCAGGGGGATCGGCCTCTCAATGCTGGAGAGAATGGTACCGTATATGACTCTGGAATACAAACCCGATATTCCGGTAATTATCAATATCAACCAGGCCTCGGCCCAGGAATTGGCCGCTCTGCCGGGCATCGGATCCA
This window of the Candidatus Edwardsbacteria bacterium genome carries:
- a CDS encoding tetratricopeptide repeat protein; its protein translation is MDNKKKIATKIIWAIFLYALLLIIAIYVLLNNGTGLYYLGNLYLHLNLNNKAIGCYERLMESDSRKPEIHYSLGKAYENVGERDKAISQFQKAVQMNPGYTDAYILLGWCYYKKEMFSAAKSVLEKAIECEPKDANPYYYLGIIHEKEGQTSTAIDYYKYAINLNPKYNSDIYVYLGNCYDKLGDREKSILEYNKALKLKSNGAGIYYNIGLAYYKLGNKQKAIEYLEKAVKLEKDFSEANCLLGLIYAINDRHSTAIFYFNRVIESDPNYDEIYFSLALSYGKLRNYTEAIEAFKKAIDKKPGFIDAYLKLSQCYCYIGQYNEAKKVCFDVLEIEKDRNDIHYNLGLIYLLLEDKYSALNEYETLKHKDISLAEKLKTEIDRCYK
- a CDS encoding helix-hairpin-helix domain-containing protein, which gives rise to MKTAYHLTLVVLFPVLAVASFEEIQTDARLYGLAGAGVALSDMTGSDLYNPALPALAGDLSASSGSAIPFGLTDLTAFSGAYAHRKDKMGVGVVLATMGNRLYRENILKGAFSYRLIEKAAVGVSLNCYQLNIERYGSAAGMGLDLGLLGKPAEWLALGMMAANVNRPTIGQNREEISQSLSLGVAVEPSDEITLSFELYCQRDWPSQVRIGQEYRYRNLLALRAGFCDRPNAASLGFGVIYKNLRLDYAVRTHTDLGLSHCLSLNYITQRIFARHEEVRIENTQTVKIIEKIDPNGASFDDLCLLPGIGPQSAADIIAYRDSIGPFKYLDDLAEVRGIGLSMLERMVPYMTLEYKPDIPVIININQASAQELAALPGIGSKTAGDITAYRQENGPFRSLEDIMNVKGIGRKTYEEIKNLITIGP